In one window of Bombus fervidus isolate BK054 chromosome 4, iyBomFerv1, whole genome shotgun sequence DNA:
- the LOC139986410 gene encoding uncharacterized protein, giving the protein MIVDNMKDRIMSPHGLLSLLATYLGIFSITMCQSTCPTRCLCHLSQQPRTVMCSKQGLEVFPENISDVVEQLNLSNNLLTNISDDITRLTDLQYLNLARNKLSSLPEDLRSLKSLRRLDLSGNNIKDVVDIRSLGQLPSLTVLHLSTNPLSKLEGLMSASIEALDASYCEIRELTNTSLDNLPALTMLTLMGNPLKNIDNTWSPKLQWLDMSDCLLNYLRPDTFNGFPALEELRLSNNPTLVYSTRNSTLTHSKLKKLDVSRCNLDRPGLHGFPLLTQARLSRNMIRMLPDRIFAKNRELGFLYLNANGVEKLNMSTFEGLVKLQVLDLSANYLEVIHPLTFHENVELKLLNLSYNVLYELPNFTSTVATLDASSNLISDLNGNFLANMPKIRSVILSDNRLQRLPAKLKSTSLKNLDLGRNRIVEVLNDTFLQLPQLLRIDLSGNRLTEALNPEIFRNNPDINNIKLEDNPWRCDCEDLYELHTFLTERPAKTVEQTLLCQSPSNVSGYTWLTACFNVWNGPVYYNKDRTWGFVMLVILTIVVLCGTFISIRHMMRIKRRAIEQRQQLETLRLLRQRRNQATQQQQQEQHLERAPEPRIHPLELIGPPSYEEAVQMPRLARSLDNLDEISVETSSVRVMGSADNIRYKYRRTRRAKKRIQSEDDLLRREERRHERIRRERTTSVDNSETALPQNQRNSRAYMARRARRQSVISDSVESGSGRIRPRPQTPNSRKRRRRYTVYDGHSTDDEDSDIQPVSSSRSIVIRELRREPKSGYRESTAEQDS; this is encoded by the exons ATGATAGTAGACAATATGAAGGACCGGATAATGTCGCCTCATGGTTTGCTATCTTTGTTAGCCACGTACTTAGGAATTTTCTCGATCACGATGTGTCAAAGTACTTGTCCTACGAGATGTTTGTGCCACCTCAGCCAACAACCGAGAACTGTCATGTGTTCAAAACAAGGCTTGGAAGTGTTCCCTGAAAATATAAGCGATGTGGTAG aacaattaaatttatccAACAATCTATTAACGAATATCAGCGATGACATTACGCGACTCACAGATTTACAATACCTGAATTTagcaagaaataaattaagttCGTTGCCCGAGGATTTAAGGTCTTTAAAAAGTTTACGACGATTGGATTTAAGCGGCAACAACATAAAAGACGTCGTTGACATCAGATCCTTAGGACAACTACCATCGCTAACGGTTCTACACCTATCCACAAATCCATTATCCAAATTGGAGGGATTAATGAGCGCCAGTATCGAGGCTTTGGATGCTAGTTACTGCG AGATACGGGAACTCACTAATACATCGTTGGATAATCTACCAGCACTGACTATGCTTACGTTAATGGGAAACCCACTGAAAAACATTGACAACACATGGAGTCCAAAATTACAGTGGCTCGATATGTCTGACTGTCTCTTAAATTACTTAAGACCCGATACTTTCAATGGATTTCCAGCGCTTGAAGAACTTCGACTGTCCAACAATCCTACCTTAGTCTACAGCACGAG aaattcGACATTGACACACTCGAAACTAAAGAAGCTGGACGTGTCGAGATGTAATCTGGATAGGCCAGGCCTACACGGATTTCCCTTATTAACTCAGGCTCGATTATCCCGCAATATGATTCGCATGCTGCCGGACCGAATCTTCGCTAAAAATAGAGAACTCGGTTTCCTCTACCTTAACGCGAATGgagttgaaaaattgaatatgaGCACGTTCGAAGGTTTAGTGAAACTGCAAGTATTAGATTTGTCTGCCAATTACTTGGAAGTGATTCACCCATTGACATTTCACGAAAATGTTGAACTCAAATTGCTCAACTTATCCTACAACGTTTTGTACGAGCTTCCAAACTTCACGTCAACGGTAGCAACGTTGGACGCATCGTCAAACTTGATAAGTGATCTAAATGGAAATTTCTTGGCAAACATGCCAAAAATAAGGAGCGTTATTTTGAGTGATAATCGACTACAAAGGCTTCCAGCAAAATTAAAATCCACATCACTGAAGAATTTAGATTTAGGGCGAAATAGAATAGTTGAGGTGCTCAACGATACGTTTCTTCAGTTACCGCAACTACTAAGAATCGACTTATCAG GAAATCGTTTGACAGAAGCTCTAAATCCagaaatttttcgaaacaATCCAGATATAAACAACATAAAATTAGAGGATAACCCATGGCGTTGCGACTGTGAGGACTTATACGAGTTGCATACTTTCCTAACTGAACGACCAGCAAAAACTGTGGAGCAAACTTTGCTTTGTCAAAGTCCATCGAACGTATCTGGTTATACCTGGCTAACTGCTTGTTTCAACGTATGGAATGGACCTGTTTATTACAACAAGGACAGAACCTGGGGATTTGTGATGCTCGTTATTCTTACGATCGTTGTTTTATGTGGAACTTTCATATCTATCAGACATATGATGAGGATTAAAAGGAGAGCTATCGAACAAAGACAACAATTGGAAACTTTAAGACTATTAAGGCAAAGAAG GAACCAAGCTacgcaacaacagcaacaagaACAACATTTGGAACGTGCACCAGAACCAAGAATCCATCCTCTCGAATTAATAGGGCCACCTAGTTACGAAGAAGCAGTACAAATGCCAAGACTAGCCCGGTCGTTAGATAATTTGGATGAAATTTCGGTAGAAACAAGTTCTGTGCGTGTTATGGGTTCTGCTGATAAcataagatataaatatagaagaacAAGGAGAGCAAAGAAGAGAATTCAGAGTGAGGATGATTTGCTTAGAAGGGAAGAGCGACGACACGAAAGAATCAGAAGAGAAAGAACTACCTCCGTCGATAACAGCGAAACCGCTTTACCACAGAATCAGAGAAATTCCAGAGCCTATATGGCACGTAGAGCCAGAAGGCAAAGCGTGATAAGTGATTCTGTAGAATCAGGAAGCGGAAGAATTCGACCCAGACCGCAAACACCGAACTCAAGAAAAAGGCGACGGAGGTACACAGTTTATGACGGGCACTCGACCGATGACGAAGACTCAGATATTCAACCAGTTAGTTCTAGTAGATCGATTGTGATCAGAGaacttcgaagagaacctaaGAGCGGTTACAGAGAATCTACCGCAGAACAAGATTCTTGA
- the Wdp gene encoding leucine rich repeat protein windpipe, whose translation MQRILLPLFLTFLSYSGWTSGLCVLENGTIARCHELKDVKYIDTSTLNLLKASTEKSTLGPNLFVNLTSLRHLDLSGNAIEQIEPKSFSQLTNLRSLNLADNRIEHLELASLDGLNHLHSLNLRKNNLRHLPPALARLKILKHLDVQGNPLECNCATLRVKDLIVKRGTKISKKVLCASPKNVKGISLFKLDTAIICEFEEQDREMQNDQASTYSEEDYGSGDLFDTEEESMEYSVEASTTETPKEITVETPFPEIPATTVSSFESKTTELQLSTRTTDASEPTDASKPTDATKTTNTNDDEIFFDSEEKSNPTTVGMTTERKKVYQDGLFYPTESSGDGEDGSGEGSGTGMDTGDWNTSYQPQTNDDEKEVSLFERFYNIFTGSTTSLETKKEPNLEDEEFIDASSTKGIEDEEEQLVHKSVSNPVAVGVSKKDSDEAVPGTTDMSTKADVTTPVNGVELFDSKLNEMTKLGKVKVDEKDTDDELTVSPAKQSKKGMGSYVVLAVLLAVLATLIGFAAYKGDFCRKGRKRDDVENGTELKDMQKALLETGSSTQRKIASNGSVESTPLVADTTDHDEIRISNNYQVTAEIPRSPNGISDRTEPVKPPRAITPQNDQRIGETTGQDGNSLKDDTLSLRTDSIDPVVNGSPISPEKIQPPLSPGAQRVKITLQENPDSVPRTPILITRTMAGENLVKTP comes from the coding sequence ATGCAAAGAATACTGTTGCCATTGTTTTTAACATTCTTGAGCTATTCAGGATGGACCAGTGGGCTTTGTGTTCTGGAGAACGGTACAATAGCTCGTTGCCACGAACTCAAAGATGTCAAATATATAGACACTTCTACTCTTAACTTGCTGAAGGCTTCCACGGAGAAATCTACCCTCGGACCAAATCTTTTCGTTAATTTGACCAGTCTTCGGCATTTAGATCTTTCAGGAAATGCCATCGAACAAATAGAACCAAAAAGTTTCAGCCAATTGACGAATTTAAGAAGTTTAAACCTTGCGGATAATCGTATTGAACATTTGGAACTGGCTTCTCTAGATGGTTTAAATCATTTGCACAGTTTAAATCTTCGTAAGAACAACCTTCGACACTTGCCACCAGCCTTGGCTCGCTTAAAAATTCTGAAACATCTCGACGTTCAAGGCAATCCATTGGAATGTAATTGTGCAACACTTAGGGTAAAAGATTTGATCGTAAAAAGAGGCACGAAAATCTCGAAGAAAGTTCTATGCGCTAGTccgaaaaatgtaaaaggaaTATCATTATTCAAATTAGATACCGCGATTATTTGTGAATTCGAGGAACAAGATCGCGAGATGCAAAATGATCAGGCATCTACGTATTCGGAGGAAGATTATGGTTCTGGAGATTTGTTCGATACAGAGGAAGAGAGCATGGAATATTCGGTAGAAGCTTCAACCACCGAAACTCCGAAGGAAATCACAGTTGAAACACCATTCCCAGAAATTCCTGCTACTACTGTTTCGAGTTTTGAATCAAAAACAACTGAATTACAGCTTTCGACTCGAACGACAGATGCTAGCGAACCGACAGATGCTAGCAAACCAACAGATGCTACCAAAACGACAAACACCAACGACGATGAGATCTTTTTCGATTCCGAAGAAAAAAGTAATCCCACTACGGTGGGTATGACAACGGAGAGGAAGAAAGTCTACCAAGATGGTCTATTTTATCCGACAGAAAGTTCAGGCGATGGAGAAGACGGTTCTGGAGAAGGATCTGGAACAGGCATGGATACTGGTGACTGGAATACAAGTTACCAACCTCAAACAAACGACGATGAAAAGGAAGTTTCTCTTTTCGAGAGATTCTACAATATATTTACGGGATCAACGACGTCTTTAGAAACGAAAAAGGAACCTAACTTGGAAGACGAGGAATTTATCGACGCGTCTTCGACTAAAGGTATCGAGGATGAAGAAGAACAATTAGTCCACAAATCTGTGTCAAATCCGGTTGCAGTAGGTGTATCAAAAAAGGATTCCGACGAAGCAGTACCAGGTACTACTGATATGAGTACCAAAGCTGATGTAACGACACCTGTTAATGGAGTTGAGCTATTCGACAGCAAGTTGAATGAGATGACGAAATTAGGCAAAGTTAAAGTGGACGAGAAAGACACGGATGACGAATTGACGGTATCTCCAGCAAAACAATCGAAGAAAGGAATGGGTTCTTACGTTGTTCTAGCCGTTTTATTGGCGGTTTTGGCGACTCTCATAGGATTTGCAGCTTACAAAGGTGACTTTTGCaggaaaggaaggaaacgTGATGATGTTGAAAATGGAACTGAATTGAAAGACATGCAGAAAGCTTTGTTGGAAACGGGAAGTTCAACACAACGAAAGATAGCTTCGAACGGAAGCGTGGAAAGCACGCCTTTGGTCGCAGACACGACAGATCACGATGAGATAAGGATTTCGAATAACTACCAAGTTACGGCAGAAATACCGAGATCTCCGAACGGTATTTCCGACCGTACAGAACCAGTAAAACCACCGCGAGCGATTACTCCGCAAAACGATCAACGAATCGGAGAGACGACCGGTCAAGATGGAAATTCTCTGAAAGATGATACGTTGTCGTTACGGACAGATTCTATAGATCCAGTAGTTAATGGCAGCCCGATTTCGCCAGAAAAGATCCAACCTCCCTTAAGTCCCGGTGCTCAGAGAGTGAAGATTACTTTGCAAGAAAATCCTGACAGCGTGCCAAGGACGCCTATACTCATCACGAGAACAATGGCTGGTGAGAATCTAGTCAAGACGCCATGA